Proteins found in one Mangifera indica cultivar Alphonso chromosome 15, CATAS_Mindica_2.1, whole genome shotgun sequence genomic segment:
- the LOC123197465 gene encoding pentatricopeptide repeat-containing protein At1g25360 yields the protein MKNVDSIRTIANRYAAQLQLCHSRNPVSFSLARCVHAHMICYGFKPRGHILNRLIDIYCKSSKLSDARQLFDEIPQQDIVSRTTLISAYSSSGNLNMCGEIFSKTPLNLRDTVFYNAMITAYSHNNDGPAAIKLFRDMMRDDFRPDNFTFTSILSALALIADEEYECMQMHSAVVKSGTGLFTSVLNALVSVYVKCASSPFVSSVALMSMARKVFDEMPERDELSWTTMITGYVKNDKLDAAREFLDGMSEKVGIAWNAMISGYVHQEYYQEALEMFRKMLSLGIQLDEFTYTSVISACANARLLRFGKEVHAYLLKMEVKPTPEFLLPVNNALVTLYWKCGEVDKARDIFNQMPVKDLVSWNGILSAYMSVGHIDKAKSFFGEMKERNLLSWTVMISGLAQNGLGEDGLKLFSQMRLEGYEPCDYAFAGAITSSAVLGALENGRQLHAQLVRFGYESSLSAGNALITMYARCGLVEAANCVFRTMPFVDSVSWNAMIAALGQHGHGVQAVEFYEKMLKEGILPDRITFLTILSACSHAGLVKEGCHFFNSMYSLYSITPGEDHYARYIDLLCRAGNFSEAKGVIKTMPFKPGAPIWEALLAGCRIHGNMNLGIQAAEQLFELMPQHDGTYVLLSNMYATLQKWDDVAKVRKLMRDRGIKKEPACSWIEVENNVHVFLVDDTVHPEVEAVYKYLEQLGVEMRKLGYIPDTKFVLHDMESDQKEYALSTHSEKLAVAYGLMKLPLGAIIRIFKNLRICGDCHNAFKFISKVAAREIVVRDGKRFHHFRDGECSCGDYW from the coding sequence ATGAAAAATGTAGATTCCATTCGAACAATCGCAAATCGCTATGCTGCCCAATTGCAACTCTGTCACTCTCGAAACCCCGTGTCCTTTTCCCTTGCTCGTTGTGTCCATGCCCACATGATATGTTATGGCTTCAAGCCACGTGGGCATATACTCAACCGTCTGATCGACATTTATTGTAAATCATCAAAACTTAGCGACGCTCGTCAACTGTTCGACGAAATTCCCCAACAAGACATTGTCTCTAGAACGACGTTAATCTCTGCATATTCTTCTTCAGGCAATCTAAACATGTGTGGTGAAATATTTAGCAAAACCCCATTAAACCTGCGCGACACCGTTTTTTATAATGCGATGATCACGGCATATTCTCATAATAATGATGGTCCTGCGGCCATTAAACTGTTTCGTGATATGATGCGTGATGATTTCCGGCCGGATAATTTTACATTTACGAGTATTCTTAGTGCCTTGGCGCTTATTGCGGACGAGGAATATGAGTGCATGCAAATGCACTCTGCCGTTGTGAAGTCAGGAACTGGCCTTTTTACTTCTGTATTGAATGCACTTGTGTCTGTCTATGTTAAATGTGCGTCTTCACCTTTTGTGTCATCAGTTGCATTGATGAGTATGGCTAGGAAAGTATTTGACGAGATGCCTGAGAGAGATGAGTTGTCGTGGACCACAATGATTACCGGGTATGTGAAGAATGACAAGCTCGATGCAGCTCGTGAGTTTCTTGATGGGATGAGTGAAAAAGTAGGCATCGCTTGGAATGCAATGATATCTGGTTATGTACATCAGGAATATTATCAAGAAGCGTTAGAAATGTTCAGGAAGATGCTTTCACTGGGGATTCAGCTGGATGAGTTTACATACACGAGTGTTATTAGTGCTTGTGCTAATGCTAGATTGCTACGGTTTGGAAAGGAGGTGCATGCTTACTTATTGAAGATGGAGGTGAAGCCTACACCAGAGTTTTTATTGCCGGTGAATAATGCGCTAGTTACATTGTATTGGAAATGTGGTGAAGTTGATAAGGCAAGAGATATTTTCAATCAGATGCCAGTGAAGGACCTAGTTTCATGGAATGGAATTTTATCAGCTTATATGAGTGTTGGTCACATTGATAAAGCTAAATCATTTTTTGGGGAAATGAAGGAGAGGAATCTTCTGTCATGGACTGTGATGATTTCAGGATTAGCACAAAATGGGCTTGGGGAAGACGGTTTGAAGCTATTTAGCCAGATGAGATTAGAAGGCTATGAACCATGTGATTATGCATTTGCAGGAGCTATTACTTCTAGTGCTGTACTTGGAGCATTGGAGAATGGGCGGCAGCTCCATGCTCAACTTGTTCGGTTTGGGTATGAGTCTAGCCTTTCGGCAGGAAATGCACTGATAACAATGTATGCAAGGTGTGGCCTTGTTGAAGCTGCCAACTGTGTGTTCAGAACAATGCCTTTTGTGGATTCTGTATCTTGGAATGCTATGATTGCAGCTCTAGGGCAACATGGACATGGTGTTCAAGCAgttgaattttatgaaaaaatgttaaaagaaggTATATTACCAGACCGGATAACTTTCCTCACTATTCTCTCTGCTTGTAGCCATGCAGGTTTAGTCAAAGAAGGAtgccatttttttaattcaatgtaTAGCCTTTATAGTATAACTCCTGGGGAAGATCATTATGCCCGTTATATTGATTTGTTGTGTCGAGCTGGGAATTTCTCAGAAGCAAAAGGTGTGATCAAAACAATGCCATTCAAACCTGGTGCACCAATTTGGGAGGCTCTTCTTGCTGGTTGTCGTATTCATGGAAACATGAATTTGGGGATTCAAGCTGCAGAACAGCTTTTTGAGCTGATGCCACAACATGATGGAACATATGTACTTTTGTCAAATATGTATGCCACATTGCAAAAATGGGATGATGTTGCTAAAGTGCGAAAATTAATGAGGGACAGAGGAATAAAGAAGGAGCCTGCTTGTAGTTGGATTGAGGTTGAAAATAACGTCCATGTATTTTTGGTTGACGACACTGTGCATCCTGAGGTGGAAGCAGTTTATAAATATCTCGAGCAACTGGGGGTGGAGATGAGAAAATTAGGTTATATCCCTGACACAAAGTTTGTGTTGCATGATATGGAATCTGATCAAAAGGAATATGCCTTGTCTACTCATAGTGAGAAGCTTGCAGTTGCATATGGACTCATGAAACTTCCTCTTGGAGCCATAATTAGGATTTTTAAGAACCTTAGGATTTGTGGGGACTGTCACAATGCATTCAAGTTCATATCAAAAGTAGCCGCAAGAGAGATAGTTGTAAGAGATGGGAAAagatttcatcatttcaggGATGGTGAATGCTCCTGTGGTGATTACTGGTAG